A single Lactuca sativa cultivar Salinas chromosome 8, Lsat_Salinas_v11, whole genome shotgun sequence DNA region contains:
- the LOC111904910 gene encoding calcium-binding protein CML38-like encodes MNKSSEYQRVFNHIDIDGNGMISPSELQHCIGLIWNEGILLEEVEVAVKSSQGNNGQLGFEDFLGLMESAKEEEKLEDLRKAFRMYQMDGTDCITPKSLKRMLNRLGESRSLDECVGMINRFDLNGDGVLNFDEFKQMML; translated from the coding sequence ATGAACAAATCTAGTGAATACCAACGCGTATTCAATCACATCGATATAGATGGAAATGGTATGATATCTCCATCAGAGCTGCAACACTGCATCGGGTTGATCTGGAACGAAGGAATTTTACTCGAAGAGGTAGAAGTTGCTGTGAAATCGTCACAAGGAAACAATGGAcagttagggtttgaagattttcTTGGATTAATGGAAAGCGCAAAGGAAGAAGAGAAGCTTGAGGACTTGAGGAAAGCTTTCAGAATGTATCAAATGGATGGGACTGATTGCATCACTCCCAAGAGCTTAAAACGGATGCTGaatcgactcggtgagtccagaaGTTTGGATGAGTGTGTTGGTATGATTAATCGATTTGATCTCAATGGGGATGGAGTTCTCAACTTTGATGAATTCAAACAAATGATGCTTTGA
- the LOC111904911 gene encoding calcium-binding protein CML38 gives MNKSSEYRCVFNHIDIDGNGMISPSELQRCIGLIWNQGILLEEIEVAVELSQGNNGQLGFEDFVGLMESAKEEEKLEDLRKTFRIYQMDGTDCITPKSLNRMLNRLGESRSVDECVGMINRFDLNGDGVLNFDEFKQMML, from the coding sequence ATGAACAAATCTAGTGAATACAGATGTGTATTCAATCACATCGATATAGATGGAAATGGTATGATCTCTCCATCAGAGCTGCAACGCTGCATCGGATTGATCTGGAACCAAGGAATTTTACTCGAAGAGATTGAAGTTGCTGTGGAATTGTCACAGGGAAACaacggacaattagggtttgaagattttgTTGGTTTAATGGAAAGCGCAAAGGAAGAAGAGAAGCTTGAGGACTTGAGGAAAACTTTCAGAATATATCAAATGGATGGGACTGATTGCATCACTCCGAAAAGCTTAAACAGGATGCTGaatcgactcggtgagtcgagaaGTGTGGATGAGTGTGTTGGGATGATTAATCGATTTGATCTCAATGGTGATGGAGTTCTCAACTTTGATGAATTCAAACAAATGATGCTTTGA
- the LOC111904917 gene encoding uncharacterized protein LOC111904917 translates to MNDKWTCAVDEVKGEALRFFKSKFTETKTSRPKLISPMFKSLSMMEAIKLESPFTLEEVKIVVWACGSDRSPGPDGLTFKLIKTYWDLFKVDVMNFVIHFDKYGTLAKGCNSSFITLAPKITDPISLIDYRPISLIGCMYKIISKILALRLKQVIGGLIGDVQSAYVEGRSILDGPLVINELLSWAKKVQKKVLMFKVDFDKAFDSLNWQYVDSILVQMGFGNKWRSWIHGCLTSARTSVIINRSPTKEFEVSKGVRQGDALSPFLFIIAMEGLNVALEAARDKGIFKDKFQSKLSAWKAKMLSFGGRLTLITSVLGNLPTYFFSLFKAPTTVTDALEKIRRRFLWGGDENNRKIHWVSWDKIVAPKSEGGLDVGSICTLNTSLLVKWWWRLKVEKKSIWSCTKKGIHNIYNKPHDYLSSRNVHGVWKNIAAARTDLKKHGLEFEDIFKVHIKLGENSLFWLDRWIGTVPLKVKYPSLYELESRKNCLVANRFFEGTFEGHWSIRVDDTGESNNLINLHRDLDLVRLVPGEDQWHCILDNSGTFSVSTMRKNIASKLSPSPSCASTSFVFKWNKVSPNKVNCFIWRAIQKKIPSAVALRSRGIDLTTVTCGACINESECADHILLQCPFARFITDKILSWCGVQHNSFTSVGELLEYANG, encoded by the exons ATGAATGATAAATGGACATGTGCGGTAGATGAAGTAAAAGGGGAAGCTCTCCGTTTCTTTAAAAGCAAGTTCACTGAGACTAAGACTTCGAGGCCTAAACTCATCAGTCCAATGTTCAAGTCTTTATCCATGATGGAGGCAATTAAACTTGAATCTCCATTTACGCTTGAAGAAGTAAAAATAGTGGTCTGGGCATGCGGCAGTGACAGATCCCCTGGGCCTGACGGACTAACATTTAAACTCATCAAGACCTACTGGGATTTATTTAAAGTAGATGTGATGAATTTTGTTATTCACTTCGACAAATACGGGACTTTAGCGAAGGGGTGCAATTCATCATTCATCACTCTTGCTCCAAAGATTACAGATCCTATCTCGCTCATAGATTATCGCCCAATTAGTCTCATCGGATGTATGTATAAAATAATCTCCAAGATCCTAGCGTTGCGTCTCAAACAGGTCATTGGTGGGCTCATAGGTGATGTGCAATCCGCATACGTAGAAGGTAGAAGTATTCTTGATGGACCATTGGTGATAAATGAGTTGTTGTCATGGGCTAAGAAAGTGCAAAAGAAGGTGTTGATGTTCAAAGTAGACTTCGATAAAGCATTCGATTCTTTAAACTGGCAGTACGTTGACTCCATTCTCGTCCAAATGGGTTTCGGCAACAAGTGGCGATCATGGATCCACGGGTGTCTTACTTCCGCGCGTACCTCGGTAATTATAAACAGATCTCCCACAAAAGAATTCGAAGTTTCTAAAGGGGTCAGACAAGGTGATGCATTGTCCCCATTCCTCTTCATCATAGCAATGGAAGGTCTCAATGTTGCATTGGAGGCGGCTAGAGACAAAGGAATCTTCAAAG ATAAATTTCAGTCAAAACTTTCTGCCTGGAAAGCAAAGATGTTGTCCTTCGGTGGGCGGTTGACCCTAATTACCTCAGTTTTGGGGAATCTCCCGACCTATTTCTTCTCTTTGTTTAAGGCACCGACGACAGTCACTGACGCTTTGGAGAAGATTCGTCGAAGGTTTTTATGGGGTGGTGATGAAAATAATAGAAAGATCCATTGGGTATCATGGGATAAAATTGTGGCCCCTAAATCCGAGGGTGGTCTAGATGTGGGATCAATCTGTACCCTAAATACAAGCTTATTAGTCAAGTGGTGGTGGAGACTGAAAGTGGAAAAAAAATCGATCTGGAGCTGTACTAAAAAAGGGATTCATAATATCTATAACAAACCACACGACTATTTATCAAGCAGGAACGTTCATGGTGTTTGGAAGAATATTGCTGCAGCAAGGACCGATCTAAAAAAACATGGGTTAGAGTTTGAAGACATCTTTAAAGTGCATATAAAATTAGGTGAAAACTCTCTGTTCTGGTTGGATAGATGGATCGGTACGGTGCCCTTAAAAGTCAAGTACCCATCACTGTATGAGCTTGAATCAAGGAAGAACTGTTTGGTGGCTAATAGATTTTTTGAGGGTACTTTTGAAGGGCACTGGTCCATTCGAGTAGATGACACAGGCGAATCCAACAACTTGATCAATTTACATAGGGATCTTGATCTAGTTAGGCTGGTACCAGGTGAGGATCAATGGCATTGTATCCTAGATAATAGCGGGACATTCTCGGTGAGTACCATGCGGAAAAATATTGCTTCAAAATTGTCCCCATCCCCCTCTTGCGCCTCCACCAGCTTTGTCTTCAAATGGAATAAGGTATCTCCTAATAAAGTCAACTGTTTTATTTGGCGGGCAATTCAAAAGAAGATCCCTTCAGCGGTGGCGTTACGATCTCGCGGTATCGATCTCACGACAGTTACATGCGGTGCATGCATCAATGAATCCGAGTGTGCTGATCACATACTACTTCAATGCCCATTTGCTCGTTTTATTACTGATAAAATCCTTTCTTGGTGTGGTGTGCAACATAACTCATTCACCTCAGTGGGTGAACTGCTGGAATATGCAAACGGATAG